The following proteins come from a genomic window of Halorussus halophilus:
- a CDS encoding GNAT family N-acetyltransferase, which translates to MAKTTTRKNQPGGEYRIRKYRPGDCEEVFELYRSLLVVHADPEDWFQWKFFDNPYVEEVPVFVVEHDGRVVGMRAALPLRFDVGGDPETGILTVASMIHEDHQRQGLFSWLVAEMYDYYAERAPVMSIGFPTAYSEDAILSSPELRSKLSIEHSVVSQYPRYVRIQRPETMARRKTETPVVHHAARFGGPVYRGYRRFRDARVSDADGVTVRRHQQVPAKQLATLASRNKPPWVHARRDEQFYEWRFTYPDFDYTTYTAHRNGSLVASVVAGTRTRGPTTATHVSDVLPLGANADRTPALANLLRAVVADATDSDLVMAAGSTMPSALLRQFGFFPDYSFPLAHVETQRTLLARPMTNDPIDTWTINGMELSDRSNWGLSFGTQEIA; encoded by the coding sequence CGGCGGCGAGTATCGAATTCGGAAGTACAGACCCGGAGACTGCGAGGAGGTGTTCGAACTGTATCGCTCCCTGCTCGTCGTCCACGCCGACCCCGAAGACTGGTTCCAGTGGAAATTCTTCGACAACCCCTACGTCGAAGAGGTTCCGGTGTTCGTCGTCGAACACGACGGCCGAGTCGTCGGGATGCGGGCCGCGCTCCCGCTCCGCTTCGACGTGGGTGGCGACCCCGAAACGGGAATCCTGACCGTCGCGTCGATGATTCACGAAGACCACCAGCGACAGGGCTTGTTCTCGTGGCTGGTCGCCGAGATGTACGACTACTACGCCGAGCGAGCGCCGGTGATGTCTATCGGGTTCCCGACCGCCTACTCCGAAGACGCGATACTGAGTTCGCCGGAACTGCGTTCGAAACTCAGCATCGAACACAGCGTCGTCTCACAGTATCCGCGCTACGTTCGGATTCAGCGACCGGAGACGATGGCTCGGCGGAAGACGGAAACGCCAGTCGTCCACCACGCCGCCCGCTTTGGCGGTCCCGTCTACCGCGGGTATCGCAGGTTCCGAGACGCGCGCGTCTCGGACGCGGACGGTGTGACGGTTCGGCGGCACCAACAGGTCCCCGCCAAGCAGTTGGCTACACTGGCTTCCCGAAACAAACCGCCGTGGGTCCACGCGCGGCGCGACGAGCAGTTCTACGAATGGCGGTTCACCTATCCCGACTTCGACTACACCACGTACACTGCGCACCGAAACGGGTCGCTTGTCGCCAGCGTCGTCGCGGGAACGCGGACGCGCGGGCCGACAACGGCGACCCACGTCTCGGACGTACTCCCGCTCGGTGCGAACGCCGACCGAACCCCAGCACTGGCGAATCTGCTTCGTGCCGTCGTCGCCGACGCAACCGATTCGGACCTCGTCATGGCGGCCGGTTCGACCATGCCGTCGGCGTTGCTTCGGCAGTTCGGCTTCTTCCCCGACTACTCGTTTCCGCTCGCGCACGTCGAGACCCAGCGAACACTGCTCGCGCGACCGATGACCAACGACCCCATCGATACGTGGACGATAAACGGTATGGAGTTGTCAGACCGCTCGAACTGGGGTCTCTCGTTCGGCACGCAGGAGATAGCCTAA